From Leptolyngbya sp. KIOST-1, one genomic window encodes:
- the cbiT gene encoding precorrin-6Y C5,15-methyltransferase subunit CbiT, giving the protein MAKLWPYATPGIPDHLFEQLPGIPLSSREVRLLLLGYLRLRPKDVLWDIGAGTGTLAIEAALMMPGGKVVAVERDGDVADLVRRNCDRFGLSNVQVIQGSAPDCLGDLPHHPDCIFVEGGRNLKDILLAAWDYLPSLGRVVVTAGNLETLYAVSETFAQLRVRNIEAAQPAVNRLETKGNYQVFTAVDPIFILSGEKYE; this is encoded by the coding sequence ATGGCGAAACTCTGGCCCTACGCCACCCCCGGCATTCCCGACCACCTGTTCGAGCAGCTGCCCGGTATTCCCCTCAGCAGCCGGGAGGTGCGGTTGCTGCTGCTGGGCTACCTGCGGCTCCGCCCCAAGGATGTGCTGTGGGATATTGGCGCGGGCACCGGCACCCTGGCGATCGAGGCGGCGCTGATGATGCCGGGGGGTAAGGTGGTGGCGGTGGAGCGCGATGGCGATGTGGCCGACCTGGTGCGGCGCAACTGCGATCGCTTCGGCCTCTCCAACGTACAGGTGATCCAGGGCAGTGCCCCCGACTGCCTGGGCGACCTGCCCCACCACCCCGACTGCATTTTTGTTGAAGGGGGCCGCAACCTGAAAGATATCCTGCTGGCCGCCTGGGACTACCTGCCCTCCCTGGGCCGGGTGGTGGTGACGGCGGGCAACCTGGAAACCCTCTACGCGGTGTCCGAGACCTTTGCCCAGCTGCGGGTGCGGAACATTGAGGCGGCCCAGCCCGCTGTCAATCGGCTGGAGACCAAGGGCAATTACCAGGTGTTCACGGCGGTAGACCCAATCTTCATTCTCAGCGGCGAAAAGTACGAGTGA
- a CDS encoding ADP-ribosylglycohydrolase family protein: MTITASERFRGCLLGLAAGDAVGTTVEFRPRGSFSPVTDMVGGGPFDLQPGQWTDDTSMALCLATSLVEQGAFDAADQMDRYCQWYEQGYLSSTGHCFDIGNTVRQALEEYKRSGQPFSGSTHPQSAGNGCLMRLAPVPMFYSADRDRAIAFSGESSRTTHGTAECVEASRLFGHVLFQALSGAGKRTILLEHDLETFASPAIRAIAAGAYQRKPVEEIRGTGYVVDSLEAALWCFWTTETYEQAVLAAANLGDDADTTAAICGQVAGAYYGEAGIPERWLSQLTLGDQIAALADRLQAAAV, translated from the coding sequence ATGACCATCACTGCATCAGAACGCTTTCGGGGCTGCCTGCTGGGGCTGGCGGCGGGGGATGCTGTGGGCACCACGGTCGAATTTCGGCCCCGGGGTTCATTTTCGCCAGTCACCGATATGGTGGGCGGTGGCCCGTTTGACCTCCAGCCGGGCCAGTGGACCGATGACACCTCGATGGCCCTCTGCCTGGCCACAAGCCTGGTGGAGCAGGGGGCCTTCGATGCCGCCGACCAGATGGATCGCTACTGCCAGTGGTACGAACAGGGCTACCTCAGCAGTACCGGTCACTGCTTTGACATTGGCAACACGGTGCGACAAGCGCTGGAGGAATACAAGCGGTCGGGCCAGCCCTTCAGCGGCTCTACCCATCCCCAATCGGCGGGCAATGGCTGCCTGATGCGGCTCGCCCCCGTGCCCATGTTTTACAGCGCAGACCGCGATCGCGCCATAGCGTTTTCGGGCGAGAGTTCTCGCACCACCCACGGGACCGCCGAATGTGTCGAGGCCAGTCGGCTGTTCGGCCATGTGCTGTTCCAGGCTCTCTCAGGCGCTGGCAAACGGACCATTCTGCTCGAACACGATCTGGAAACCTTTGCATCTCCCGCCATTCGGGCCATTGCCGCCGGAGCGTATCAACGTAAGCCCGTCGAGGAGATTCGCGGCACAGGGTATGTGGTCGACAGTTTAGAGGCGGCGCTGTGGTGTTTTTGGACCACAGAAACCTACGAGCAGGCCGTTCTGGCCGCCGCCAACCTGGGCGATGACGCCGATACCACCGCCGCCATCTGTGGTCAGGTGGCCGGTGCCTACTACGGCGAAGCGGGCATCCCCGAGCGGTGGCTGAGCCAACTCACCCTGGGGGATCAGATTGCAGCCCTGGCCGATCGGCTCCAGGCTGCCGCTGTCTAG
- a CDS encoding beta-fructosidase has protein sequence MQHPSRHVWDFWYYFDAANHLFHIFYLNADRDLVASDQHHFASCVGHATTADFDHIDWGKADSCHVLKPALGHWANTCIWSGDVIQVQNGYLMFFTSRDRHRDDGFTQSIGVAYTDDVGSPHWQILDTQIRPGSVYHTRSIDGDLTFHAWRDPFLFRQQDGQIYMLLSAKTGDGHLGRSGAIALLSVSESDFSAAVQGHREWEYLSPAVQPRCYAEMEVPQLYKNPQGGYELVFSTWAKYDFAPTTEGAGGFQGLTLPRSGDTEAAIEFSSTNPNFRVLLPEKYGLYACRIVPELDGEIIGFDIQMGGIRRSGIKTRLAAMDRDFSDFSV, from the coding sequence ATGCAGCATCCCAGTCGCCACGTGTGGGACTTTTGGTATTACTTTGACGCCGCCAATCATCTTTTTCATATTTTTTATTTAAATGCCGATCGGGACTTAGTGGCCTCAGACCAACATCACTTTGCTTCCTGCGTTGGCCATGCCACCACCGCCGATTTCGACCACATTGACTGGGGCAAGGCCGACAGTTGCCATGTTCTGAAACCCGCCCTGGGCCACTGGGCCAACACCTGTATCTGGAGTGGCGATGTGATCCAGGTGCAAAACGGCTACCTGATGTTTTTTACCTCCCGCGATCGCCATCGGGATGACGGCTTTACCCAGAGCATTGGGGTAGCCTATACCGACGATGTGGGGTCGCCCCACTGGCAAATTCTAGACACCCAAATTAGGCCTGGTTCTGTCTACCACACCAGGAGCATCGACGGAGATCTGACCTTTCACGCCTGGCGCGATCCATTTTTGTTTCGGCAGCAAGACGGCCAAATTTACATGCTACTTTCCGCTAAAACTGGCGATGGCCACCTGGGGCGCAGCGGCGCGATCGCCCTCCTCAGCGTTTCCGAATCGGACTTTTCGGCGGCAGTCCAGGGCCACCGCGAATGGGAATATCTATCCCCAGCGGTGCAGCCCCGCTGCTATGCCGAAATGGAAGTGCCCCAGCTGTACAAAAATCCCCAGGGCGGCTACGAACTCGTCTTTTCCACCTGGGCGAAATACGATTTTGCGCCGACCACAGAAGGAGCGGGCGGCTTTCAGGGGTTAACCCTACCAAGGTCTGGCGACACCGAAGCGGCTATCGAGTTCTCCTCAACTAACCCAAATTTTCGTGTGCTGCTGCCTGAGAAATACGGCCTATACGCCTGCCGTATTGTGCCCGAACTCGACGGCGAAATTATCGGGTTTGACATCCAGATGGGAGGCATTCGCCGCAGCGGCATCAAAACCAGGCTTGCCGCAATGGACCGCGATTTTTCAGACTTTTCAGTTTAG
- a CDS encoding proton extrusion protein PcxA, with amino-acid sequence MQNSGFFRSAQRWLFRTPERALNQAYEAAQMIVAIEREYFGGNPISTRYGSYGDSAMEYFQGELKKYLNLIKVRMAEFRASRTVVRVSDPRTMEVQLPASEADELAVSVIDQQAMFFRKLRLVDEVLARYASLDANPERVITLANGSDGRLEPAPSAQVLRSKANQARGGGANLASQNGVAATNPLNPDGTRAAGLSDRVNVLPRSILRTVDRIRQDLDPNAEQEVVKEFRSSKSKTTAAIRFVLLLIIVPLLTQQFTKAFIVGPIVDRVRAGGSEPEVFLNIEMEEEALHELQQFEERLRFEVLIGKAPPLSELNIEQRVRTKASEIEDDYRARSASAVKNVFADILAAIAFALLLIYRRQDVANVKSFMDEIVYGLSDSAKAFIIILFTDTFVGFHSPHGWEILLEGLSRHLGLPANRDFIFLFIATFPVILDTIFKYWIFRYLNRISPSAVATYKTMNE; translated from the coding sequence ATGCAGAACTCCGGCTTTTTCCGCAGCGCCCAGCGGTGGCTGTTTCGCACCCCCGAGCGCGCCCTCAACCAGGCCTACGAAGCCGCCCAGATGATTGTGGCGATCGAGCGCGAGTACTTCGGCGGCAACCCTATCTCAACCCGCTACGGCAGCTACGGCGACAGCGCCATGGAGTATTTTCAGGGCGAGCTGAAGAAATACCTGAACCTGATCAAGGTGCGGATGGCCGAGTTTCGGGCCAGTCGTACGGTCGTGCGGGTCAGCGATCCGCGCACGATGGAAGTGCAGCTGCCCGCCTCCGAGGCCGACGAACTGGCCGTCAGCGTAATTGACCAGCAGGCGATGTTTTTTCGCAAGCTGCGCCTGGTGGACGAGGTGCTGGCCCGCTACGCCAGCCTGGATGCCAACCCCGAGCGGGTAATTACCCTGGCCAATGGATCCGATGGCCGCCTGGAGCCAGCCCCCTCGGCCCAGGTGTTGCGCTCCAAGGCCAACCAGGCCCGCGGCGGCGGGGCGAATCTGGCCAGCCAGAATGGCGTCGCCGCCACCAACCCCCTGAACCCCGACGGCACCCGCGCGGCGGGCCTTTCCGATCGCGTCAACGTGCTGCCCCGCTCCATTCTGCGCACCGTCGATCGCATTCGGCAGGACCTCGACCCCAACGCCGAACAGGAGGTGGTGAAAGAGTTTCGCAGCTCCAAGTCCAAAACCACCGCCGCTATTCGGTTTGTGCTGCTGCTGATCATTGTGCCGCTGCTGACCCAGCAGTTTACCAAGGCCTTTATCGTGGGGCCAATCGTTGACCGGGTGCGGGCAGGCGGCTCCGAACCCGAGGTTTTTCTCAATATCGAAATGGAAGAAGAAGCACTCCACGAGCTGCAGCAGTTCGAGGAGCGGCTGCGCTTCGAGGTGCTAATCGGCAAAGCGCCGCCGCTGTCCGAACTCAACATCGAGCAGCGGGTACGCACCAAAGCCAGCGAGATTGAAGACGACTACCGCGCCCGCAGCGCCAGCGCCGTCAAAAACGTGTTTGCCGATATTCTGGCCGCGATCGCCTTTGCCCTTCTGCTCATCTACCGTCGCCAGGACGTCGCCAACGTCAAATCCTTTATGGACGAGATCGTCTACGGCCTCAGCGACAGCGCCAAAGCCTTCATTATTATCCTGTTCACCGACACCTTCGTCGGCTTCCACTCCCCCCACGGCTGGGAAATCCTCCTAGAAGGACTCTCGCGCCACCTGGGCCTACCCGCCAACCGCGACTTCATCTTTCTGTTTATCGCCACTTTCCCCGTTATCCTCGACACCATCTTTAAATACTGGATCTTTCGCTACCTGAACCGGATCTCGCCATCGGCGGTCGCCACTTATAAGACGATGAATGAGTAG
- a CDS encoding DUF2231 domain-containing protein, with amino-acid sequence MFEYLPPLNSHNLPYPDTIHPIVVHFVIAMVLFAVLCDLIGFVTKNTRLFEVSWWNMVFATVSIFIAIIFGQIEAGLAEPYPAAVSDLNLHTLIGWSLSGIIAALTGWRYIIRIRTPEKLPGAYLGLNGLLTAIVLFQIYLGDKLVWVYGLHSEPVVEATRGGLL; translated from the coding sequence GTGTTTGAGTACCTGCCCCCCCTCAACAGCCACAACCTGCCCTACCCCGATACCATTCACCCCATCGTGGTGCATTTCGTGATTGCCATGGTGCTATTCGCCGTGCTCTGCGACCTGATTGGCTTTGTAACCAAAAATACTCGCCTGTTCGAGGTCAGCTGGTGGAACATGGTGTTTGCCACGGTATCCATCTTCATCGCGATTATTTTTGGCCAGATTGAAGCCGGCCTGGCCGAACCCTACCCGGCGGCGGTGAGCGATCTCAACCTGCACACCCTGATTGGCTGGTCGCTCTCGGGCATCATTGCTGCCCTGACCGGTTGGCGCTACATTATCCGTATTCGCACCCCCGAGAAGCTGCCTGGGGCCTACCTGGGCCTCAACGGACTGCTGACGGCGATCGTGCTATTTCAGATCTATCTGGGCGACAAGCTAGTGTGGGTTTACGGACTGCACAGCGAACCGGTGGTCGAAGCTACCCGGGGAGGGCTGCTGTAA
- a CDS encoding DUF2231 domain-containing protein produces the protein MMSSLVASVGANNLPYSIPIHPNLVHLTLGLFIVAVGFDIVGALFPLEKRVFKFLAIPATRSNLFDVGWYNMVAAAIITFFTVAAGFYEILMADMTVEGVSDWGLGFKDTMIWHGLGGVLILALIVLMTVWRGFQRYLWRQDRARQVQWSYLLVGLAVFALMFAQGTLGAHLGGEFGVHVTADQLLRSGSSPNQL, from the coding sequence ATGATGTCTTCTCTCGTCGCTAGCGTCGGTGCCAACAACCTGCCCTACAGCATTCCCATTCACCCCAACCTGGTGCATTTGACGCTGGGTCTGTTTATCGTGGCGGTCGGTTTTGATATTGTGGGGGCGCTGTTTCCGCTGGAGAAGCGGGTGTTTAAGTTCCTGGCCATTCCGGCCACTCGCTCTAACCTGTTCGATGTGGGCTGGTACAACATGGTGGCCGCCGCCATCATCACCTTTTTTACTGTGGCAGCGGGCTTCTACGAAATCTTGATGGCCGACATGACCGTCGAAGGCGTCAGCGACTGGGGCCTGGGCTTTAAAGACACCATGATCTGGCATGGCCTGGGCGGTGTACTGATCTTAGCTCTGATCGTGCTGATGACCGTTTGGCGAGGATTTCAACGCTACCTGTGGCGACAGGACCGCGCCCGCCAGGTGCAGTGGAGCTATCTGCTGGTGGGACTGGCCGTCTTTGCGCTGATGTTTGCCCAGGGCACCCTGGGGGCCCACCTCGGTGGGGAGTTTGGCGTCCATGTCACCGCCGATCAGCTGCTGCGATCTGGCAGCAGCCCCAACCAGCTTTAG
- a CDS encoding cytochrome c oxidase subunit II: protein MTTPTTPTEPRSLSFRTVALLVALAIADAAISFWVGRQAYLWMPPQASAEALLVDDLFGFLTTIGCFIFLGVTTALVVSVLFQRADKYDTSDGPPIEGNLLVEILWTTIPLGLVIWIATYSYQIYDKMAILGPMEHMNHVPSLSLIPPAEAATLPAVPEKTPIEVHARQWAWEFYYPDQGITSTELHLPVNERARLVLTSEDVLHGFYVPAFRIKQDVIPGSSIDFGFTPIREGSYRLRDSDYSGTYFAANQGTVVVESAESYQQWLADAAASPLTVADNRAYREFNKAPERLGWKSIQPAPPPRVNYASAEDNSYE from the coding sequence ATGACCACACCGACCACACCGACAGAACCCCGCAGCCTTTCCTTCCGCACGGTTGCCCTGCTGGTCGCCCTGGCGATCGCCGACGCCGCTATCAGCTTCTGGGTCGGTCGCCAGGCTTACCTCTGGATGCCGCCCCAGGCATCGGCTGAGGCTCTGCTGGTAGACGATCTATTCGGGTTTTTGACCACCATTGGCTGTTTTATCTTCCTGGGGGTTACCACCGCGCTGGTGGTTTCGGTGCTGTTTCAGCGGGCCGATAAGTACGACACCAGCGATGGCCCCCCCATTGAGGGCAACCTGTTGGTGGAAATTCTCTGGACGACCATTCCCCTGGGGCTGGTGATCTGGATTGCCACCTACAGCTACCAGATCTACGACAAAATGGCCATCCTCGGTCCGATGGAGCACATGAACCATGTGCCCAGCCTGAGCCTGATACCTCCGGCGGAGGCCGCAACGCTGCCTGCGGTGCCCGAAAAGACGCCGATCGAAGTTCACGCCCGTCAGTGGGCCTGGGAGTTTTACTACCCCGATCAGGGGATCACCAGTACTGAGCTGCACCTGCCGGTGAATGAGCGGGCCAGGCTGGTGCTGACCTCTGAGGACGTGCTGCACGGGTTCTATGTGCCTGCCTTTCGCATCAAGCAGGATGTCATCCCCGGCAGTTCTATCGATTTTGGGTTTACCCCCATTCGCGAGGGTAGCTATCGGCTGCGCGACTCTGACTACAGCGGCACTTACTTTGCCGCCAACCAGGGCACTGTGGTAGTAGAGTCGGCGGAATCCTACCAGCAGTGGCTGGCCGATGCTGCCGCAAGTCCGCTCACCGTTGCCGACAACCGGGCCTACCGCGAATTTAACAAGGCTCCCGAGCGCCTGGGCTGGAAATCAATTCAGCCCGCCCCGCCCCCCCGTGTCAACTACGCCAGCGCTGAGGACAATAGCTATGAGTAA
- the ctaD gene encoding cytochrome c oxidase subunit I, producing the protein MSNASLEAIAAKSGQPFPGAPNNWQRFFSFSTDHKVIGIQYIVTAFVFFLIGGLLAMVMRGELITPEADLVDRTVYNALFTMHGTIMLFMWTFPVLNGLANYLVPLQIGARDMAFPRLNAAAFWLVPVFGILLMVSFFVPGGPSQSGWWAYPPVSLQNPTGNLINGQVLWLLAVALSGVSSIMGAVNFVTTIFRMRAPGMGWFRMPAFCWTVLSAQMIQLFGLPALTAGAVMLLLDLTVGTSFFDPARGGDPVLYQHFFWFYSHPAVYVIILPVFGMFSEIFPVYARKPLFGYKFVVVSSVIITMLSGVVWVHHMFASGTPSWMRMLFMFSTMLISVPTGVKVFAWVATVWGGKLRLDTPMLFALGGLICFLFAGITGIMLGAVPFDIHVNNTYFVVGHFHYVIYGATVMGVYAAIYHWFPKMTGHMYYEGLGKLHFALTFIGVNLNFFPMHPLGLMGMPRRVASYDPEFAYWNVIASLGGFLLGVSTLPFILNMISSWILGKRAPANPWNAIGLEWLISSPPPVENFEEIPLVVSGPYGYGSHEPLVANHPAGELNSEHS; encoded by the coding sequence ATGAGTAATGCGTCGTTAGAGGCGATCGCCGCCAAGAGCGGCCAGCCGTTTCCCGGTGCCCCCAACAACTGGCAGCGCTTTTTTAGCTTCAGCACCGACCACAAGGTGATCGGCATTCAGTACATCGTCACCGCCTTTGTGTTCTTCCTGATTGGCGGGCTGCTGGCCATGGTGATGCGGGGCGAGCTGATTACCCCCGAGGCCGACCTGGTCGATCGCACCGTCTACAACGCGCTGTTCACCATGCACGGCACCATCATGCTGTTCATGTGGACCTTTCCCGTGCTCAACGGCCTGGCGAACTACCTGGTGCCGCTGCAAATCGGGGCCAGGGATATGGCCTTTCCCCGGCTGAATGCCGCCGCCTTCTGGCTGGTGCCCGTATTTGGCATTCTGCTGATGGTCAGTTTTTTTGTTCCCGGCGGACCTTCCCAGTCGGGCTGGTGGGCCTATCCCCCGGTCAGCCTGCAAAACCCCACCGGCAACCTGATCAACGGCCAGGTGCTGTGGCTGCTAGCCGTAGCCCTTTCCGGGGTGTCGTCGATCATGGGGGCGGTCAACTTCGTCACCACCATCTTTCGCATGCGGGCACCGGGCATGGGCTGGTTTAGAATGCCTGCCTTCTGCTGGACAGTGCTCAGCGCCCAGATGATTCAGCTGTTTGGGCTACCGGCGCTGACAGCGGGGGCGGTTATGCTGCTGCTGGATTTGACGGTGGGCACCAGCTTTTTCGACCCGGCTCGGGGCGGTGACCCGGTTCTCTACCAGCACTTCTTCTGGTTCTATTCCCACCCGGCGGTCTACGTGATCATCCTGCCGGTGTTTGGCATGTTTTCGGAGATTTTTCCGGTCTATGCCCGCAAGCCCCTGTTTGGCTACAAGTTCGTCGTCGTGTCGTCGGTGATCATCACCATGCTCAGTGGCGTGGTGTGGGTTCACCACATGTTTGCCAGCGGCACCCCCAGCTGGATGCGGATGCTGTTTATGTTCTCCACCATGCTGATCTCGGTGCCCACTGGGGTAAAAGTGTTTGCCTGGGTGGCCACGGTGTGGGGCGGCAAGCTGCGCCTCGATACACCCATGCTGTTTGCCCTGGGCGGCCTGATTTGCTTTTTGTTTGCGGGCATTACCGGGATCATGCTGGGGGCAGTGCCCTTCGACATCCACGTCAACAATACCTACTTTGTGGTGGGCCACTTCCACTACGTGATCTACGGTGCCACGGTGATGGGGGTCTACGCCGCTATTTACCACTGGTTCCCCAAAATGACAGGTCACATGTACTATGAAGGGCTGGGCAAGCTGCACTTTGCCCTCACGTTCATCGGCGTCAACCTCAACTTTTTTCCCATGCATCCCCTGGGGCTGATGGGCATGCCCCGGCGGGTGGCCTCCTACGACCCCGAGTTTGCCTACTGGAACGTAATCGCCAGTCTGGGCGGCTTTTTGCTGGGGGTTTCGACCCTGCCGTTTATTCTCAACATGATCAGCTCGTGGATACTGGGCAAGCGGGCTCCGGCCAACCCCTGGAATGCGATCGGCTTGGAATGGCTAATTTCGTCACCGCCGCCGGTGGAGAACTTTGAAGAAATTCCGTTAGTAGTGTCTGGCCCCTACGGCTACGGCTCCCATGAACCCCTCGTTGCTAACCACCCCGCTGGAGAGTTGAACAGTGAGCACAGCTAA
- a CDS encoding heme-copper oxidase subunit III, whose amino-acid sequence MSTANLDPTLNTHGAHAAEHEEEDHRMFGFIVFLLSESVIFLSFFVGYTVYKTNIPDWLPAGVEGLEVREPLINTIVLVSSSFVIYFAERFLHKENLWGFRAFWLLTMAMGSFFLYGQAVEWMGLPFGFTDGVFGGTFYLLTGFHGLHVMTGVLLQGIMLGRSFLPNNYAGGEFGVAATSLFWHFVDVIWIILFILIYVWQ is encoded by the coding sequence GTGAGCACAGCTAACTTAGACCCGACCCTCAACACCCACGGTGCCCACGCCGCCGAGCACGAAGAAGAAGACCACCGCATGTTTGGCTTCATCGTCTTTTTGCTGTCAGAAAGCGTGATTTTTCTGAGCTTTTTTGTGGGCTACACCGTCTACAAAACCAACATTCCCGATTGGCTACCGGCAGGGGTCGAGGGCCTGGAGGTGCGCGAACCGCTGATCAATACCATCGTGCTGGTGTCGAGCAGCTTTGTGATTTATTTTGCCGAGCGGTTTTTGCACAAAGAAAATCTGTGGGGATTTCGTGCCTTTTGGCTGCTGACTATGGCCATGGGCAGCTTTTTTCTCTACGGCCAGGCGGTGGAGTGGATGGGGCTGCCCTTCGGCTTTACCGATGGGGTGTTTGGCGGCACGTTCTATTTGTTGACCGGCTTCCACGGCCTGCACGTGATGACCGGCGTGCTTTTGCAGGGGATTATGCTGGGGCGATCGTTTTTGCCCAACAACTACGCAGGCGGTGAGTTTGGCGTGGCGGCCACCTCGCTGTTCTGGCACTTTGTTGATGTGATCTGGATCATTCTGTTTATTTTGATCTACGTGTGGCAGTAG
- a CDS encoding GMC oxidoreductase, whose amino-acid sequence MIIDDQHYDIIIVGTGAGGGTLARKLAPSGKRILLLERGEAMPLEEQNISDVDIFQKQRYHAPEQWYDENGEPFTPQMKYAIGGNTKIYGAALQRMREQDFETVNHQDGTSPEWCLKYSDFEPYYTQAEAMYQVHGQGGVDPTEPPRSAEFAYPAIAHDSTIQPVVEGLTRQGCHPYPLPMSLSLREDDPTGDAEVFGVGPALDFGNVSLKTATQVTGVLTNPSGTAARGVQANINGQPYLFLADIVVLACGAINSAALLLRSANEKHPNGLANRSDQVGRNLMKIQLSSIVQVTAQSNSGKFPRSVGINDYYWGDSQVDYPMGHIQNMGGVLQDAIFAESPPVLSLVTKFMPNFGLKQLATRSIAWWAMTEVLPDPKNRVEVKNGRLYVSFTANNAEAHDRLVYRWLDVLKSVEKDSNLFSRTGLHPRGEVPLSVMAYQCGTCRMGTDPTTSVLDANCRAHDLDNLYVVDSSFMPSSASVGNALTVIANALRVGDHLLERLG is encoded by the coding sequence ATGATTATCGACGACCAGCACTACGACATAATCATTGTTGGTACGGGGGCGGGGGGCGGCACCCTGGCCCGCAAGCTGGCCCCATCGGGCAAGCGGATTTTGCTGCTGGAGCGGGGCGAGGCCATGCCCCTCGAAGAACAAAACATCAGCGATGTGGATATTTTTCAAAAGCAGCGCTACCACGCCCCGGAGCAGTGGTATGACGAGAACGGGGAGCCGTTTACGCCGCAGATGAAGTACGCCATCGGCGGTAATACCAAAATCTATGGGGCCGCTCTGCAGCGGATGCGGGAGCAGGACTTTGAAACGGTGAACCACCAGGACGGCACCTCCCCCGAGTGGTGCCTCAAGTACAGCGACTTTGAACCCTACTACACCCAGGCGGAGGCGATGTACCAGGTGCATGGCCAGGGCGGGGTAGACCCGACAGAACCGCCACGCAGTGCGGAGTTTGCCTACCCGGCGATCGCCCACGATTCCACCATTCAGCCCGTGGTTGAGGGCCTCACCCGGCAGGGCTGCCACCCTTACCCCCTGCCCATGTCGCTGTCGCTGCGAGAGGATGACCCGACGGGCGACGCCGAGGTGTTTGGGGTGGGCCCGGCGCTGGATTTTGGCAATGTCAGCCTCAAGACTGCGACCCAGGTGACGGGCGTTCTGACTAATCCCTCGGGAACGGCGGCTCGAGGGGTGCAGGCCAATATCAACGGCCAGCCCTACCTGTTTCTGGCCGACATTGTGGTGCTGGCCTGTGGGGCAATCAATTCGGCGGCGCTGCTGCTGCGATCGGCCAACGAAAAACACCCCAATGGGTTGGCAAACCGTTCTGACCAGGTGGGCCGCAACCTGATGAAAATTCAGCTCAGTTCAATTGTGCAGGTGACGGCCCAGTCTAACTCAGGCAAATTTCCGCGATCGGTGGGCATCAATGACTACTACTGGGGCGACAGCCAGGTTGACTACCCCATGGGCCACATCCAGAACATGGGCGGCGTGCTGCAGGACGCGATTTTTGCTGAATCGCCGCCGGTACTCTCGCTGGTGACCAAATTTATGCCCAACTTCGGGCTAAAGCAGCTGGCGACACGATCGATCGCCTGGTGGGCCATGACCGAGGTACTGCCCGACCCCAAAAACCGGGTGGAAGTCAAAAACGGTAGGCTCTATGTGTCGTTTACCGCCAACAACGCCGAGGCCCACGATCGCCTGGTTTACCGCTGGCTCGACGTACTCAAGTCGGTCGAAAAAGACAGCAACCTGTTCTCGCGAACGGGCCTGCACCCGCGCGGCGAGGTGCCCCTGTCGGTGATGGCCTACCAGTGTGGCACCTGCCGTATGGGAACCGACCCCACCACCTCGGTACTGGATGCCAACTGCCGCGCCCATGACCTCGACAACCTCTACGTGGTAGACAGCAGCTTCATGCCCTCCAGCGCCAGTGTGGGCAATGCCCTGACGGTGATCGCCAATGCCCTGCGGGTTGGAGACCATCTACTGGAGCGGTTAGGGTAA
- a CDS encoding carbonic anhydrase — MDYSPRGIDRRQVLAVGGQLLGLAALAPVIWPTQSAAAAASGSPSLSPQAALKRLLEGNQRFTGHHLEHPDQTEERVLELTQAQHPFATVLSCADSRVTAEIVFDQGLGDIFDVRVAGNIATPEVVGSIEYAVELLQTPLLMVLGHERCGAVTAAVENGPLPGQIGTFVEAILPAIAQVKGQPGNAVDNAVSANVRYQMEQLMRSPLIRDRQRSGQLQVVGARYDLDTGTVTLIA; from the coding sequence ATGGACTACAGCCCTAGGGGTATCGATCGCCGCCAGGTACTGGCTGTGGGAGGCCAGTTGTTGGGGTTAGCGGCACTGGCCCCTGTCATCTGGCCGACTCAATCGGCGGCGGCAGCGGCTTCAGGATCGCCGTCCCTCAGCCCGCAGGCAGCTCTAAAGCGGTTGTTAGAGGGCAACCAGCGCTTTACAGGGCACCATCTAGAGCACCCCGACCAGACGGAGGAGCGAGTGCTGGAGCTAACTCAGGCCCAGCATCCCTTCGCCACGGTGCTGAGTTGTGCCGACTCACGGGTGACCGCCGAAATCGTGTTTGACCAGGGTCTCGGCGACATTTTTGATGTGCGGGTGGCGGGCAACATTGCCACGCCAGAAGTGGTGGGCAGCATCGAGTACGCCGTGGAACTTTTGCAGACCCCACTGCTGATGGTGCTGGGTCACGAGCGCTGTGGGGCGGTGACGGCGGCGGTTGAAAATGGCCCTCTGCCAGGTCAAATCGGTACGTTTGTCGAGGCCATTTTGCCAGCGATCGCTCAAGTAAAAGGGCAGCCGGGCAATGCGGTGGACAATGCGGTGTCAGCCAATGTGCGCTACCAGATGGAGCAGCTGATGCGATCGCCGCTGATCCGCGATCGCCAGCGATCGGGCCAGCTCCAGGTGGTCGGTGCCCGCTACGACCTCGACACTGGCACGGTCACCCTAATCGCTTGA